A region of Diadema setosum chromosome 15, eeDiaSeto1, whole genome shotgun sequence DNA encodes the following proteins:
- the LOC140238474 gene encoding tubulin beta-4B chain-like, which yields MREIVHVQAGQCGNQIGAKFWEVISDEHGIDPTGTYHGDSDLQLERINVYYNEATGGKYVPRAVLVDLEPGTMDSVRAGPFGQIFRPDNFTFGQSGAGNNWAKGHYTEGAELVDSVLDVVRKESESCDCLQGFQLTHSLGGGTGSGMGTLLISKIREEYPDRIMTSFSVVPSPKVSDTVVEPYNATLSIHQLVENTDETFCIDNEALYDICFRTLKLTTPTYGDLNHLVSATMSGVTTCLRFPGQLNADLRKLAVNMVPFPRLHFFIPGFAPLTSRGSQQYRALTVPELTQQMFDAKNMMAACDPRHGRYLTVAAMFRGRMSMKEVDEQMLNVQNKNSSYFVEWIPNNVKTAVCDIPPRGLKMAATFIGNSTAIQELFKRISEQFTAMFRRKAFLHWYTGEGMDEMEFTEAESNMNDLVSEYQQYQDATAEEEGEFDEEEEEDNMQQQEEV from the exons ATGCGTGAAATTGTGCATGTGCAGGCCGGCCAGTGTGGAAACCAGATTGGAGCAAAG TTCTGGGAGGTTATCTCTGACGAGCACGGCATCGACCCGACTGGAACTTACCATGGCGACTCCGACCTCCAGCTAGAGCGCATCAACGTCTACTACAATGAGGCCACTGGAGGCAAGTATGTCCCCAGGGCAGTGCTCGTCGACCTCGAGCCCGGCACCATGGACTCCGTCCGAGCCGGACCATTTGGTCAGATCTTCAGACCGGACAACTTTACCTTCGGCCAGAGCGGAGCAGGTAACAACTGGGCCAAGGGACACTACACGGAGGGAGCCGAGCTGGTCGACTCCGTGCTCGATGTCGTCAGGAAGGAATCTGAGAGTTGCGACTGCCTTCAG GGCTTTCAGCTAACGCACTCTCTTGGAGGTGGTACTGGTTCCGGTATGGGCACATTGCTGATCAGCAAGATCCGAGAGGAATACCCAGACCGCATCATGACGTCCTTCAGCGTTGTTCCTTCACCGAAGGTTTCAGACACTGTTGTTGAGCCGTACAATGCAACCTTATCAATCCACCAACTGGTCGAAAACACAGACGAAACATTCTGCATCGACAACGAAGCCCTCTACGACATCTGCTTCAGGACCCTCAAGCTCACCACACCAACCTACGGTGACTTGAATCATCTGGTGTCTGCTACCATGAGTGGTGTCACCACCTGCCTCAGGTTCCCTGGACAGCTTAACGCCGATCTCCGTAAGCTGGCAGTCAACATGGTTCCTTTCCCTCGTCTCCATTTCTTCATCCCAGGCTTCGCTCCTCTGACCAGCCGTGGAAGCCAACAGTACCGTGCCCTCACCGTTCCCGAGCTGACTCAGCAGATGTTCGACGCCAAGAACATGATGGCAGCCTGCGACCCTCGACATGGCCGCTACCTCACCGTTGCCGCAATGTTCCGTGGTCGCATGTCCATGAAGGAGGTCGACGAGCAGATGCTGAATGTCCAGAACAAGAACAGCAGCTACTTCGTTGAGTGGATCCCCAACAACGTCAAGACCGCTGTCTGTGACATCCCCCCACGTGGTCTCAAGATGGCCGCCACCTTCATTGGCAACAGCACCGCCATCCAGGAGCTCTTCAAGCGCATCTCCGAGCAGTTCACCGCCATGTTCAGGCGAAAGGCTTTCCTCCACTGGTACACCGGTGAGGGCATGGACGAGATGGAGTTCACTGAGGCTGAGAGCAACATGAACGACTTGGTGTCCGAGTACCAGCAGTACCAGGACGCCACCGCTGAGGAGGAGGGCGAGTTTgacgaagaggaggaggaagacaACATGCAGCAGCAGGAGGAGGTGTAG
- the LOC140238601 gene encoding tubulin beta-4B chain-like yields MREIVHLQTGQCGNQIGSKFWEVISDEHGVDPTGTYHGDSDLQLERINVYYNEATGGKYVPRAVLVDLEPGTMDSVRSGPFGQIFRPDNFVFGQSGAGNNWAKGHYTEGAELVDTVLDVVRKEAESCDCLQGFQLTHSLGGGTGSGMGTLLISKIREEYPDRIMTTFSVVPSPKVSDTVVEPYNATLSVHQLVENTDETFCIDNEALYDICFRTLKLTTPTYGDLNHLVSATMSGSTTCLRFPGQLNADLRKLAVNMVPFPRLHFFIPGFAPLTSRGSQQYRALTVPELTQQMFDAKNMMAACDPRHGRYLTVASVFRGRMSMKEVDEQMLNVQNKNSSYFVEWIPNNVKTAVCDIPPRGLKMAATFIGNSTAIQELFKRISEQFTAMFRRKAFLHWYTGEGMDEMEFTEAESNMNDLVSEYQQYQDATAEEEGEFDDEEEEDEEGGQHQANI; encoded by the exons ATGCGTGAAATTGTCCATCTCCAAACCGGCCAATGCGGGAATCAAATTGGGTCAAAG ttctgggaggtgatttctGACGAGCACGGAGTTGACCCAACTGGAACCTACCATGGCGACTCTGACCTCCAGTTAGAGCGAATCAACGTCTACTACAATGAGGCCACTGGAGGCAAGTACGTCCCCAGGGCGGTACTCGTCGACCTGGAACCTGGCACCATGGACTCGGTTCGATCAGGGCCCTTTGGTCAGATCTTCAGACCGGACAACTTTGTCTTCGGCCAGAGTGGAGCAGGTAACAATTGGGCTAAGGGACATTACACGGAAGGAGCCGAGCTGGTGGACACGGTACTGGACGTGGTCAGAAAGGAAGCTGAGAGCTGCGACTGTCTTCAA GGCTTCCAGTTGACACACTCTCTTGGAGGTGGTACTGGTTCCGGTATGGGCACACTGCTAATCAGCAAGATCAGGGAAGAATACCCTGATCGTATCATGACCACATTTAGCGTGGTTCCATCACCGAAGGTTTCAGACACTGTGGTGGAACCTTACAACGCCACCCTGTCTGTCCACCAACTGGTCGAGAACACAGATGAGACATTCTGCATCGACAACGAAGCCCTCTACGACATCTGCTTCAGGACCCTCAAGCTCACCACACCAACCTACGGTGACCTCAATCATCTGGTATCTGCCACTATGAGTGGCAGTACTACTTGTCTCAGGTTCCCTGGACAACTCAACGCCGATCTCCGCAAGCTGGCAGTCAACATGGTTCCCTTCCCTCGTCTCCATTTCTTCATCCCAGGCTTCGCTCCTCTGACCAGCCGTGGTAGCCAACAGTACCGTGCTCTCACCGTTCCCGAGCTGACGCAGCAGATGTTCGACGCCAAGAACATGATGGCTGCCTGCGATCCTCGTCATGGTCGTTACCTTACCGTGGCTTCTGTTTTCCGAGGCCGGATGTCAATGAAGGAGGTCGACGAACAGATGCTCAACGTCCAGAACAAGAACAGCAGCTACTTCGTCGAGTGGATCCCCAACAACGTCAAGACCGCCGTCTGTGACATCCCACCACGTGGTCTCAAGATGGCGGCCACTTTCATCGGTAACAGCACCGCCATTCAGGAACTCTTCAAGCGCATCTCTGAGCAGTTCACCGCCATGTTCAGGCGAAAGGCTTTCCTCCACTGGTACACCGGTGAGGGCATGGACGAGATGGAGTTCACTGAGGCTGAGAGCAACATGAACGACTTGGTGTCCGAGTACCAGCAGTACCAGGACGCCACCgctgaagaagaaggagaattcGATGACGAGGAAGAGGAAGACGAAGAGGGCGGGCAACATCAAGCAAACATTTAA
- the LOC140238971 gene encoding tubulin beta-4B chain-like: protein MREIVHLQAGQCGNQIGAKFWEVISDEHGIDPTGTYHGDSDLQLERINVYYNEATGGKYVPRAVLVDLEPGTMDSVRSGPFGQIFRPDNFVFGQSGAGNNWAKGHYTEGAELVDSVLDVVRKEAESCDCLQGFQLTHSLGGGTGSGMGTLLISKIREEYPDRIMSTFSVVPSPKVSDTVVEPYNATLSVHQLVENTDETFCIDNEALYDICFRTLKLTTPTYGDLNHLVSATMSGVTTCLRFPGQLNADLRKLAVNMVPFPRLHFFIPGFAPLTSRGSQQYRALTVPELTQQMFDAKNMMAACDPRHGRYLTVAAMFRGRMSMKEVDEQMLNVQNKNSSYFVEWIPNNVKTAVCDIPPRGLKMSATFIGNSTAIQELFKRVSEQFTAMFRRKAFLHWYTGEGMDEMEFTEAESNMNDLVSEYQQYQDATAEEEGEFDEEEEDDMQQQEQ, encoded by the exons TTCTGGGAGGTAATCTCTGACGAGCATGGCATCGACCCTACCGGAACTTACCATGGCGACTCCGACCTCCAGCTAGAACGAATCAACGTCTACTACAATGAGGCCACTGGAGGCAAGTACGTCCCCAGGGCGGTGCTCGTCGACCTCGAGCCCGGCACCATGGACTCGGTCCGATCGGGGCCTTTCGGTCAGATCTTCAGACCGGACAACTTCGTCTTCGGCCAGAGCGGAGCAGGCAACAACTGGGCCAAAGGACACTACACGGAGGGAGCCGAGCTGGTCGACTCCGTGCTCGATGTCGTCAGGAAGGAAGCCGAGAGCTGTGACTGTTTGCAA GGTTTCCAACTTACCCATTCTCTCGGAGGTGGTACTGGTTCCGGTATGGGTACTTTGCTCATCAGCAAGATCCGAGAGGAGTATCCTGACCGCATCATGAGCACGTTCAGCGTGGTTCCCTCACCGAAGGTTTCAGACACTGTGGTGGAACCTTACAACGCAACGTTGTCAGTTCATCAACTGGTAGAGAACACTGATGAGACATTCTGCATTGACAACGAAGCCCTCTACGACATCTGCTTCAGGACCCTCAAGCTAACCACACCTACTTACGGTGACTTGAACCATCTGGTTTCTGCTACCATGAGTGGTGTTACCACCTGCCTCAGGTTCCCCGGACAGCTCAACGCCGATCTCCGCAAGCTGGCAGTCAACATGGTTCCCTTCCCTCGTCTCCATTTCTTCATCCCAGGCTTCGCTCCCCTAACCAGCCGTGGAAGCCAACAGTACCGCGCCCTCACCGTTCCCGAGCTGACTCAGCAGATGTTCGACGCCAAGAACATGATGGCAGCCTGCGATCCTCGCCATGGCCGCTACCTCACAGTTGCCGCCATGTTCCGTGGTCGCATGTCCATGAAGGAGGTCGACGAGCAGATGCTGAATGTCCAGAACAAGAACAGCAGCTACTTCGTTGAGTGGATCCCTAACAACGTCAAGACTGCTGTCTGCGACATCCCACCACGTGGTCTTAAGATGTCAGCCACTTTCATTGGCAACAGCACTGCGATTCAGGAACTCTTCAAGCGTGTTTCAGAGCAGTTTACCGCCATGTTCCGACGAAAGGCTTTCCTCCACTGGTACACCGGTGAGGGCATGGACGAGATGGAGTTCACTGAGGCTGAGAGCAACATGAACGACTTGGTGTCCGAGTACCAGCAGTACCAGGACGCCACCGCCGAGGAGGAGGGCGAGTTTGACGAGGAAGAGGAAGACGACATGCAGCAGCAAGAACAGTAA